The Vicia villosa cultivar HV-30 ecotype Madison, WI linkage group LG1, Vvil1.0, whole genome shotgun sequence genome includes a region encoding these proteins:
- the LOC131602724 gene encoding ABA-responsive protein ABR18-like has product MGIFIFENDTTSTVAPAKLFKAVVHDADVIVPKVVDSIKTVEIVEGNGGPGTVKKITFVEGGQTLYVLHKIETIDDAKFEYNYSIVGGFSISDIVEKISFEAKLFEGPNGGSVGKMTVKYHTKGDAKPIEKEVEEGKAKSDALFKAIEGFVLANPNYN; this is encoded by the coding sequence ATGGGTATTTTCATATTTGAGAATGATACCACTTCTACAGTTGCACCTGCTAAGTTATTCAAAGCTGTCGTGCATGATGCAGATGTCATCGTTCCAAAGGTGGTTGATTCCATCAAAACTGTTGAAATCGTTGAAGGAAATGGTGGCCCTGGAACCGTAAAGAAGATCACTTTCGTTGAAGGAGGACAAACTTTGTATGTGTTGCACAAAATTGAAACCATTGATGATGCAAAGTTTGAATATAATTACAGTATAGTTGGAGGATTCAGTATATCGGACATTGTTGAGAAGATATCATTTGAGGCCAAATTGTTTGAAGGTCCAAATGGAGGATCTGTTGGGAAGATGACTGTTAAATATCACACCAAAGGAGATGCTAAGCCTATTGAAAAGGAAGTTGAGGAAGGCAAGGCTAAGAGTGATGCTCTTTTCAAAGCCATTGAGGGTTTCGTTTTGGCCAATCCTAATTACAACTGA
- the LOC131602733 gene encoding ABA-responsive protein ABR18-like produces the protein MGIFTYENDTTSTVAPAKLFKAVVHDADVIVPKVVDSIKTVEIVEGNGGPGTVKKITFVEGGQTLYVLHKVEAIDDAKFEYNYSIVGGFGISDIVEKISFEAKLFEGPNGGSVGKMRVKYHTKGDAKPIEKEVEEGKAKSDALFKAIEGYVLENPNYN, from the coding sequence ATGGGTATTTTCACATATGAGAATGATACCACCTCTACCGTCGCTCCTGCCAAGCTCTTCAAAGCTGTGGTGCATGACGCTGATGTCATCGTTCCAAAGGTTGTTGATTCAATCAAGACTGTTGAAATTGTTGAAGGAAATGGTGGTCCTGGCACTGTCAAGAAGATCACTTTCGTTGAAGGAGGACAAACCTTGTATGTGTTGCATAAAGTAGAAGCCATTGACGATGCAAAGTTTGAATATAATTACAGTATAGTTGGAGGATTCGGTATATCGGACATAGTTGAGAAGATATCATTTGAGGCCAAATTGTTTGAAGGTCCAAATGGAGGATCCGTTGGGAAAATGAGGGTTAAATATCACACTAAAGGAGATGCTAAACCCATTGAAAAGGAAGTTGAGGAAGGCAAGGCTAAGAGCGATGCTCTTTTCAAAGCCATTGAAGGTTACGTTTTGGAAAATCCTAATTACAACTGA
- the LOC131602717 gene encoding ABA-responsive protein ABR18-like: protein MGVFTYENDTTSTVAPPKLFKAVVHDADVIVPKVVDSIKTVEIVEGNGGPGTVKKITFVDGGQTLYVLHKIEAIDDAKFKYNYSIVGGFGISDIVEKISFEAKLVEGPNGGSIGKMTVKYHTKGDAKPIEKEVEQGKAKSDALFKAIEGYVLANPNYN from the coding sequence ATGGGTGTTTTCACATATGAGAATGATACCACTTCTACCGTGGCACCTCCTAAGTTATTCAAAGCTGTGGTTCATGATGCTGATGTCATCGTTCCTAAGGTTGTTGATTCTATCAAGACTGTTGAAATCGTTGAAGGAAATGGTGGCCCTGGAACCGTCAAGAAGATCACTTTCGTTGACGGAGGACAAACCTTGTATGTGTTGCACAAAATTGAAGCTATTGATGATGCAAAGTTTAAATATAATTACAGTATAGTTGGAGGATTTGGTATATCAGACATAGTTGAGAAGATATCATTTGAGGCCAAATTGGTTGAAGGTCCAAATGGAGGATCTATTGGGAAGATGACTGTCAAATATCATACCAAAGGAGATGCTAAGCCCATCGAAAAGGAAGTTGAGCAAGGTAAGGCTAAGAGTGATGCTCTTTTCAAAGCCATTGAAGGTTACGTTTTGGCAAATCCTAATTACAACTGA
- the LOC131602741 gene encoding ABA-responsive protein ABR18-like, which yields MGIFTYENDTTSTVAPAKLFKAVVHDADVIVPKVVDSIKTVEIVEGNGGPGTIKKITFVEGGQTLYVLHKIEAIDDTKFEYNYSIVGGFGISDIVEKISFEAKLVEGPNGGSVGKMTVKYHTKGDAKPIEKEVEEGKAKSDALFKAIEGYVLANPNYN from the coding sequence ATGGGTATTTTCACATATGAGAATGATACCACTTCTACTGTTGCACCTGCTAAGTTATTCAAAGCTGTGGTGCATGATGCTGATGTCATTGTTCCTAAGGTTGTTGATTCCATCAAAACTGTTGAAATCGTTGAAGGAAATGGTGGCCCTGGAACCATCAAGAAGATCACTTTCGTTGAAGGAGGACAGACCTTGTATGTGTTGCACAAAATTGAAGCTATTGATGATACGAAGTTTGAATATAATTACAGTATAGTTGGAGGATTCGGTATATCAGACATAGTTGAGAAGATATCATTTGAGGCCAAATTGGTTGAAGGTCCAAATGGAGGATCCGTTGGGAAGATGACGGTTAAATATCACACCAAAGGAGATGCTAAGCCCATAGAAAAGGAAGTTGAGGAAGGCAAGGCTAAGAGTGATGCTCTTTTCAAAGCCATTGAAGGTTACGTTTTGGCAAATCCTAACTACAACTGA
- the LOC131602705 gene encoding ABA-responsive protein ABR18-like, giving the protein MGIFTYENDTTSTVAPAKLFKAVVHDADVIVPKVVDSIKTVEIVEGNGGPGTVKKITFVEGGQTLYVLHKIEGIDDAKFKYNYSIVGGFGISDIVEKISFEAKLVEGPNGGSVGKTIVKYHTKEDAKPIEKEVEEGKAKGDALFKAIEGYLLANPNYN; this is encoded by the coding sequence ATGGGTATTTTCACATATGAGAATGATACCACTTCTACCGTTGCACCTGCTAAGTTATTCAAAGCTGTGGTGCATGATGCTGATGTCATTGTTCCTAAGGTTGTTGATTCCATCAAAACTGTTGAAATCGTTGAAGGAAATGGTGGTCCTGGCACCGTCAAGAAGATCACTTTTGTTGAAGGAGGACAAACCTTGTATGTGTTGCACAAAATTGAAGGTATTGATGATGCCAAGTTTAAATATAATTACAGTATAGTTGGAGGATTTGGTATATCAGACATAGTTGAGAAGATATCATTTGAGGCCAAATTGGTTGAAGGTCCAAATGGAGGATCAGTTGGGAAGACGATTGTTAAATATCACACCAAAGAAGATGCTAAGCCCATTGAAAAGGAAGTTGAAGAAGGCAAGGCTAAAGGTGATGCTCTTTTCAAAGCCATTGAAGGTTACCTTTTGGCCAATCCAAATTACAACTGA